In Thermanaerothrix sp., the genomic window CTCTCAAGGTTAGCCATCCCAGCCTCATATCCAGCGCCCCCGTGATGGCCGGGATGGAATACAAGGGACTCTATGCCAAGGGCATCGCAACGCTCCATCTCCATGGCAAGGGCTTCTACGCTCCTCTCCCACATGGTCAGATCGCTGGACGCCAGGTTAATTAAGTACGAACCATGGGCCACCACGGGGATAAAACCAAACTCCCTCCAAGCCCTGTGGAACCTTTGACACTGGTCAAGAGATACGGGGGAGGCAAACCACTGCAGCTGGCTTTTTGTGAAGATCTGAATGCACTCGCACCCCAAGGCCGCCCCCCTCTCAAAGGCCCTCCAAAGGCCGCCTTCAACCGACACGTGGGCCCCTAGAAAAGCCATCGGATCTCCTCCAAACTAAGGATAACGTTCAATAAAACCCTGGCGGTGAGGCCAAACACCCGACCCAATCGGGGCAATACAAGCTCCGGCCCTCCCATTGGGTCCAAGGAAAAATCTTCCACCCCCGGTAGAGGTATCACCCCTAGGTCGTCCACCTCGTGGGGAGAGGGTACGAAAACAGGCGCCCTCTCGGAGCCGGCAAACACCACCGGCACCACGTTGAACGAGCTGGTAAGAGCCCTCTGGGGAGCCATGAGCGCCACCGGGCGCCAACTCCCAGAGGGGGATACCTCCTCCACAGCCTCCCGGCTGGCAGTCTCAGCGGGCGTCCTGTCCTCAGGATCCCTGACTCCACCAGGGAAGGCCACCTGCCCCGGATGCCGCCTAAGGGTCAACGGACGTCTGGTCAGCAAAGTACATCTCCCTTCGGGTGAAAGCCACAAAGGGACCCAGATAGCACCCCACAAACCTTCCGAACCATAGGATTCCCATGAGGGGATCTCATCCTCATTTTTGATAGGTCGCAAGGGAACCCTATAAAGAAAGGGATCTAAATAAAAAAGGGGGGCCGAAGCCCCTTTATCGTTCAGCGAAGCTTAACCCTCCCCTGGTAGACCACCCCTCTGGTGCCATCTACGGTAACCAGCATCCCATCCTGAAGGAGTTTCATGGAATCCTTGGCGCTCACCACACAGGGGATACCCAGTTCCAACGCCACTATGGCGGCGTGGCTGGTTAGCCCCCCTTCCTCCGCTATTATCGCAGCGGCCTTCCTCATGGCAGGCACATAGTCCCTGTCGGTCTGCTCCACCACAAGCACATCCCCGGGACGCATCTTATCCAAGGCTTCCTTGGCATTCTTGCAGCGACACACAAACCCTGAGGCCTCCCTCTTTATCAGCGACAGTCCCTTAACCAATATCTGGCCTATGGTGTAAACCTGAACCATATTGGTGGTACCCGGTATCCCCACGGGGACCCCGGCGGTTATGACCACCAGATCTCCCTCGCAGACAAAACCCTCTTCCAACGCGGCGGACATGGCGGCCTCCACCGCCTCCTCCGCATTGCTGGCCTCCTCCCTAATGACCGGGT contains:
- a CDS encoding deoxyribonuclease IV → MAFLGAHVSVEGGLWRAFERGAALGCECIQIFTKSQLQWFASPVSLDQCQRFHRAWREFGFIPVVAHGSYLINLASSDLTMWERSVEALAMEMERCDALGIESLVFHPGHHGGAGYEAGMANLERGIEAVLERAPSSVRLLMEPSAGQGTAVGYVLKDCVDICVRIGVKRLGLCLDTCHLFAAGYDIRTPGGYRRTLGALGDQGTSIVGCWHLNDSKDPKGSRKDRHERVGNGTIGVSAF
- a CDS encoding CoA pyrophosphatase, with product MWLSPEGRCTLLTRRPLTLRRHPGQVAFPGGVRDPEDRTPAETASREAVEEVSPSGSWRPVALMAPQRALTSSFNVVPVVFAGSERAPVFVPSPHEVDDLGVIPLPGVEDFSLDPMGGPELVLPRLGRVFGLTARVLLNVILSLEEIRWLF